A stretch of DNA from Malus sylvestris chromosome 9, drMalSylv7.2, whole genome shotgun sequence:
GCAGTTGTACAAACCTTGAGCTAACATATCACTTTGCACATCTCCATCATAATTCTTGCATGCCCAAACATACCCACCACCACTTTTAAGTGCAAAAGCCACCATATCATCAATGAGACGATGCTCATACCTTCCAATCCAATAGTATACAGTCAATAAAACAACACCATTTGACCTCAGGATCCATTACTATCAAACAAAATCGCCAGGCTTTTCCAATCCTGACTCCTTACCATATTCCAGCAGCTTCAAACTTCGATTTCCAGTTAGCTTCATAAACTTGTTGAAATATGTCCTTGAATCTTATATCAtgaacaacaaaaaaatatagATAGGTCAGAAAATGATAAGTACAAATTTTAAAtcctttttttgtttgtcaAAACAGGGAAATTAGGAATCTGCGTACCTTCCATCATACTTCTTCAGAATAGTATTTTAGTGCTAAGATAAAGAGGCCACTTTTTCTCATAAGCTGTGGTCATGGAAGCCTCTGCAAAAGCACGGATGGACTGCATACCCAAGACAGATATACAATATAAGGGACAAACCCAGTGACTCACAGCAATCAAGAAATTCTTTCAACAGAAACACGAAAGGAGTAACAAATTAAACGTCATCAGTGTTGTACATGGCCAATGCAACTCCCCCCTCCCCTGTAAAGTTGTAAACCTCTAGCTCTGTCTTCTCATCCTTTCCTTCTGGCACTGCAAGCATATATTATGTAATAAGACCAAAAACTAAAGGAATTTAAGAACTATCACTTATCAAGAGAAACTCTGCACGTATAATCCTACTAAACTACAGTGCTGTACACAAATCTAATACTATCAAAGTAAAGATAAAAGTTCACCAAACACCAATTTTAGTTTCCCATGTCCTTTAATGACTGCATCAGTTGCTCGATACTGATCACCAAAAGCATGTCTTCCAATGCATATCGGCTTTGTCCAGCctgaaaacagaaacaataaGCATAGTTCTAATCCGACGAAACTATAGAATCACCATATGACATTATAATACCTGGGATAAGGCGAGGGATGTTTTTGCAAATAATTGGTTCTCTGAAAACAGTATCTGTAGATATGCAATCATTGTAATTTGAAAAGAATATTGTTCAAAAGATGAAAACGTATAGTTGACAGTTCACTAACCATTCAAAATATTCCTAATAGTCCCATTGGGACTCCTCCACACACTCTTCAAGTTAAACTCCTTCATACGAGCTTCATCTGTCAATTATAACAACAATATCATGAATTTTGTCAATCTCTCGGTGACGACTGAAAATATTAATACAGGATCTAGAGTTAGAAAACAAATGCATGTATAATTGTTCAGTAGTGTATACCTGTAGTAATAGTTGCACACTTGATCTCTACATTGTACCTAAAATACCAAGTGTTAGAGATGCGGaatgaaatagaaaaataaaatttacaagGAAAAAGATATTCTAAGCGCTCATTGTTCTTCCGTTCTAAGAACTTGAAGTAGAGATACGATAAACGTACTTGAGAGTAGCCTCAGCACTTTCAACAGTAACCTTGTCATCAGTGGCATCCCGATGAGGAAGACCAAGGTCAAAGTATTTGATGTCCAATTCCACAAATGGAAAAATAAGCTGCAGATACAACAAAGAGAGAATCATATAAGCAACCACCATCTTGAACACAACAGCATGTAGTTACAAAAAGTAGTATTAGTGAAGCACTTAAGAGTAAGATGTAGAAACCTTGTCCTTAATGGATTTCCAGAAAACGCTTGTCATTTCGTCCCTTGTACCACGTATCAAAAGACAGTATGAACAAGTGTACGGTGAAATTTCTTCGAGTCTCGACCCATGTACACAAGCGTATTAGTTTCGTAAAGTTAGAGTTAAATGAAATCAACAAGTGTGCCATGCGTATTAGATTCTCACTCCTTTTATGAGAGGGTAGATGTCTCACACACGATCATTACAGAAAATCTTATCTCGTttaatctttattcattaaaaaaaaaaaaaaaagattgttaTGTTGGCTTGAACTGCCCTCCTTGTTTTTTAATGTAGAATATTGATGATTCCGGGTAATTGTTCCTTAATTGTACTCCAAGTAATCTTTAGTTATTTGTGAGACCATTTGGGGTTCGACATTGGATTATTACTTTATACAagaaacaacttcaatgaaaTGTTTAATCAGAGTTCTTTGCTGATTACAACTTTAATTAAGTCTTGTCATCAGCATACATACTCAAGAGCCCCTTTTCAACTTTTACAAAGTAAAAGGGGGTCAGCACCGGGCATCAACTACTTGAGCAAAAGAAATTGtcacacaccaaataaaatggACGCTCACTCCCACCCGAACTGTAAGGACAATAGTACAAGTACAGAAATAACCCAAACATGACAATAACACACATAATCTTAGAAGATAGGTCAATAATTCATTAGAGGTAGCAAAAGGGAGACCTTTCTAACAAACAACATTCATCTTCTGCTTCCTGGCCATAACAAACTTCCTCCAAACTGTCGTGATCTCCCTTGTTTTCTCCAAATCACTCTTCTTACTCTCAAGTGTCGTCCCAGGTTTCTCACCTTTTTCATCAGCAGCCTTCACATTGGAGCTAAGTTTAGATGGAAGCGTGTCAAGTTCGCTCAACACTTTTTTGATGTCATTCACAAGCCGCTCGGCCAAAGTGCGAGAGAAGTCTTCCCTAATGACAACACGTAGCACGGTGATGTGTTGCGCGTCTGGGGGCATAGTGTATGCCGGAACGATCCATCCGAAGCGGCGAAGCAAGTCGGAGATTTCAAACTCGTCATGGCGATGGTTATCCTTCAAAGAGAAGGCCACCAAGGGTACACCTTCGTCTTTGGAGACTATGTTGAAGCGACCTGTCTTCTCCAATCCTTCTTTTAGTACTACCATGTTTTCACGACAATTTTCCATGACGTTCTTGTATCCCTGATTTACATATACAAGAATTAACATATTAGTACCACGTTTGAGACTTTCAGGCATATTTACTTGATCACAATTAGATGTCTAAATGATTTTCTATTGGATTAATATTTTATGCAAGATTGACCTATCAGGAAATTAGAGGTGTCCTATAAGCCATTTGACATGTACATATAATTAATGGTAAAATTttcatgattatttcatttAGAAGTTATTAGTGTACTCACCTCAAAACCCAAGCGAATCAGTTGATAATATTGAGCAATAATTTGGCTGGAGCCTGCATTGTGAAAAACATTTATACTCAGTCGAAAGTTTAACATTTACTTAATTAAGTGAATTAATTGTTAATTCTGTCACTAAATTAATGAAGTCTTTTAAAAAAGTACCTTTGGAGAAGTTGAGGGTGAAAGTAGGTTGGTCAGCTCCAAGATAGTTGATATGGAAGATGAGTTCGTCCGGCAAATCTTCTTTGTTCCTCCAGATGACCCATCCAATCCCTGCGTACACGAGTCCGTACTTGTGTCCGCTAACGTTGATGCTCTTCACAAGGGGCAAACGGAAATCCCATTCCAGTTCTGGGTAAAGAAATGGAGCAATAAACCCTCCACTTGCTGCGTCTACATGGATTGAAGTATCCCATCTGCGTACCCAAGCAGAAGATGTAAACTAGTAAATAATGTGTCACATCAGTTGGTAATAAAAGTTTCAAAATACTACAATTCTTGATCTTGTACAAGTACACCAAGTCACAATGTACGTACATACGCCTACACCAACGAACTTGTAAGATAGAGATAGAGATAAAGATGCATACCCAGTTTCCTTGTTCTTCTCTATCAAGAGATCATTCAAGAGCTTGACATCTTCGAACTCACCGTTGAGGGTGGAGCCGAGGATAGCAGCAACGCAGATTGTGTTCTCATCAACCATTTCCACTGCTTTCTCAGGGTCCATTACATAGTAGCCCTCCCTCAACTTCACCTCCTTCAACTCCACCTCAAAGTACCTTGCAAACTTCTCCCAGCACACCTTAAATTTATACAACaagatatatttatttagttcaGTATATATGTAGCAGAGGAAAAATGAGTCACAGTAGTTTGCAATGCTGAAAGTACCAAATTTTTTGTGCACTAGTACTTAAATCACATTACATTACGCGACAATTGATGTTCGAGTACCAACCAGTCATGATAACTAAGGCAACAAGTCGGCCACTCAAGTCACATACCATGGTTCATCAATGTAGTTTAAGAATGTGGTATCCATAACATAAATTGTATAATGATAGCTATATGAATACCTGGACATTGGCTCCGGTGACAATGTTGGGTTTGTCAACGGGTTTGCCCTCAGCTCTCCTCTTGTTTTGCCACTTCCTCTTGAATGCCAAGCCAGCCAACATGATGGCCTCAGAAGAGCCCACCGTTCCCACTCCAACGGCTGCCTCTGAATCTCCCAATGGTGCATTGAACAGATGAGCTATTATGTTTACGCACCGATTCTGTCATGTTTTCATGCGCATAATATCATAACACACATCAGTTCCATGTATGCACTAACTGTACGTGCACCCTTTAGCTTTCAGAATTTATCATAAGGTTTGTAAAATTAATTCTATAAATTAgtagaaaataaattacaaattcATTGTGAGTGGTTAATCGTAACATTCAGATTCTCATAATGAAAGTTATAGGTGCATTTATTCTTCGATTTTTATTTGTCTCTCACCTCAGTCCTCACGAAAGGCAATGCAATCAGTATAATTGTGAGTTGTCCTCCATTAGTTGGTATACGCAAAACTTTAACTTAAAGAAACAAACGTAATGCTACAAATATGGCAGTTAAAAAATCTAAAAGTTGGAGGTAGGTTAAAAgatgaacaaaaagaaaaaatttactGTTTGAATTCTAATTCGATTCCGAAACTTTAAATGTACGCTATGCAGTCAACATTTGGAAATTTCTTGACTGAGACTGGTTCTAATTCTAATTCTAATTCAGTTTTAAAACTGATTCATGCATACTCGATCGTCAATAAAAGTTTGGTCCTTCCTTCTAGACCAAAGTCAAAACATGCATCCAATCTTTCACATCAACACGTTTTACAAAACGGactgaaatttttttatgtaaagTTGTAAACCATGCGTGCAATTAATTTTGACATATGTAACTGATGATTTTATATTTCTTAGAAGGAGAGGGAATAGAAAATAAAAGTAGTcacaccaaaaataaaaaaaaataaaagtagtaaacgcaaaaaaataatttatacaTCTATCTACTATAATCAAATTGGCCTCATCTAAGAGTTTGGCATTgctacttagtactatggtatTCTTcctcatttgtaagtgaaaaatcttaggtttaattctcttcaaagacgaatttgaaccacattattgctagcacatagtgaggctaagtccacccACTCTTTTACAATATCGTttgctccaaaaaaaaaagtttgacaTTTCGACTCATCCTTTGTGTCTCTCCTTGAGCATCGAAGTGAATCGAAGGAGAAAGGCTTTATTTTGGAATCAAGTTTAccctaaataaatcaaaatcaaaataaaacaaacatagggaaaaaaaatttaattgtcAAAACTCGCATTTAGTCATCCCAAATGTATTTCTAATATACTCTTTGAACAAAACTTCTGAAAATATTGGGACAATAATGTAGgtgaacaaattaaaattgtCCTCACATTGAAAGTTTTGCAGGAATTTGAATCTCATCCGGATCCAAGTTGTAGGGATCTTAGGGATCCTCACATCCTAGTTGTTTATCATACATCGTGCGActagaaattattttgaattttttcattatataaaattaaacataaatagtatctaacgaaaactgaccgcacgacaTACGATGAACGACTAGGATGTGAGCATCCCTATGATCCCGACTAGGATGTGAGCATCCCTATGATCCCCACAAAaaggatctggagaggatcctcaacCATTAAATACCACCACTATTGAGAACTCAATCAACTCTTGTTATCACATAAGTAGTGAATAAGGTTTTGGGTTTCTATCATGCATTCCGAGTTCTAAACCCCCTCATTTTCTAAATCCTTGTAATAGTTTTGAACATTTTCCCttcttttaataataatatttttttttttaaaagtagtAATTGTTTTGGTAGTTATGTTTTTTGTTCAATAAATTGCTTATCGAGTTCAAAGCATTATCTTTCTTAACATAGCTTGGAGTGGTAATATCAAccgtaattgttttttttttttttaaaacaactcTTTTCATTCTCATTAAAAGAAATCCACTTTTATTTTCGTGTAAGATTTTCACTTCACAAAGCCTTGCATGTGGTCCTAAGAGCAATTTTTTATAACTTTGCAACTTAAAATAATTCCTCTAAATATTTTGGCCACTGAACTAAGTTTATAATTTATAACTTTTTTAGTCAGAGATAAGATaattttcacacactcttaTTAGTTTGTCACAcacttttttgaatttttagccttcaaattgaataaatcaaacaaaaacagcAAACATAATTCAACAAACATGTGCAAAAAGCCAAAATGAAtgtatttatgatttttttttcttcaataacAAAGATTATTTTCGTTGTTGGGTACTTTGCCCGACACTGCATGACATTAATATATGTGGTGCGGTGAATCGACTTCACATTAGAAGTCCAAGTCCGTCGTTCTAGAAACTGAAATGTCCATAAGCATGGCGAATTGGATTGGAATAATGCACGGGTCTCGGTCATATCACTAACACTATTcctatttaaataatttaattcacGTTACTCAGTACTACCTTCTGatggtattcattttcaattgaaAGTGAGAGGTGTTAGGTTCAAATTTTGTAGCTAacgaatttgatatcaaattaagttacacattgtgtggcttagccaaaCTCCCCTAcccctagtgtaaaaatatcgatgtccTCAATTCACGAAAATACATTCACTTTTTTAATGTATTTAATATCAtttattcaacaaaaaaaaaaactcacgaAAATACATGCCTCGAGTTTTTCCTTCTTACCCACAAATTACAAATTGCCATGTTATTATCATTTTTCTCATTTGTGTTTTTATTAAACCACTTTAGGCATTACACATGTAAAAACAGAAAGATTATTTCACGCTACATTATTTTCAATGCTACGAAATATGGACGGTTATCATCAAAATTATACTAATTCAACGGTTGTGAATACTGATGAAGGTTGAAATTAATGAAGGACAATATTTGAGTATTACCTATTCTACTCGTTAAGTTAGGCGGCCCAATAAAAACAAGACATGTGTTGAATGCAGCTTTTAGGTGATCGTTTCtgtagagagatttttcaatatgaccGGCACACAAGATAGTACATCAAATATTACTATACAaatagtgagatatgtgtgttaaaatgttaataacttaaaaaaataaaatttatctctacttacataaaaacacataatATATTACTCGTATTGCCGTCACaataaaaatttctcatttaCGTGGGATAATCAGGCAAAGAAGAGAAGAACgaaagtgaagaagaagaagatagacTTTTCGACTGACCAAGACGGCAAGaccttttcatattttttcttaCAAGTAGAGAGGTTGTGGGACCTAATATTTACCCATTACTTCCTATCACTTTCTCTAAATCggcaattttaattaaaaatagcaTCTAATAGCACAGAACATGAAAgtaaaatacataaaaacataCTAAAAATATCCATTTTAGAGTTCTTCATCGAAATCAACTTGTTAATCCACATGAACTTACCTTATTTGTTGATCCACATGAAAGAGAATAGATCTAGTTGAAGACTAGAAGCCTAGAGGGCATGGTAACATAGATCGGTCGGCTATCATACAAAAGGCATTTGATTGGAGgagaaatattttttataatttaatttgctttcatttgatttttttcattatttaagAAAATTAGAGCAATAGTTCCTAAATTTTAGTCTAATTTGAGATTTagattttgaattaaaaatgtGTGAGTATTAGATCATGAACTTGTTATAATGTGAATCAGTCATTCTTTTTTGCTAACTCCATCAGAACTTTCATCCATTTTTCGTTCCTTTAAAcctttatttaatgaaagttCTAATGGAGTTAACCAAAAGGATCATTGCTCCACATCATAACAAATTTAGAGATCAATACTCACGAACTTTTAGTTTATAAACCAAAAATCCAATTGAGCTAAAATTCAGAacccctaaaaaaataatattgctATTACTATCCTTAGCTTATGTGGATTATTAAACATCGAACGCAATTAACAACGCCGCAAACATGGCATCTACTTCTAAAACATCTAAGAAAAGATTAAGTCGTTGTTTATGATATATAATAACCCTAATTAACGCGTCTACAATTAACATATTCTTACCCACTCCCACTACTAGGACGTGCTAAATTATGTCCATATTTTATGCTGTTCTTATTActttaatataataaataattgCTAAATGGGAGTGGATTCAGATTGACGATGAATGATATTGATAAAAAAAGATgcaatttttaaaaagaaatacaaaGAAATGAGTAAATTTATTACCTGGAGCTCAGTGGTGATAGGGTACTCATCCATGTCGACGTAGTTCTTGTTGATGGAGGCCATCATGAGTTTATCACACTCAGGCTCCATCCATGTCGTCACGAACGATGCCAGATTCAACCTAGGGTTCCCAtccaacatcagctcatcgttTATGATCTGGTACGCTGCCTCCTTCGGGATCGAATTTTCCGCCATTTTGAACCTTCGTGATAAAAATCATCCATCTCACGATCAAATCAATCGGTACGAATCATGCATATGTGCATAGAGGGAAATTCGTTTTCATGCAAAATTGTATTATATAGTCCGACTGTAAACCTAAATTGTATTAAGAATATTTTCGCAAAATATATGGTTTAGATTCATAGTACTACGaatgaaaaaaacaaaccacaaaataaagaaattcaTGTGATGTAATTACCTAGGAAGAGTAGTTCGGACGTATCGAGAAGCGAACGTTGAGTGGACGGAGACGTCCGACTCCGATGCAGCCCTTGAGAGGGCCATGGTGGTGATGATATCGATCTAGAGATGTAAATGTGGTATTGTGAGGGAGATTGGGGTTTtgggaaggaagaagatggatAGTAGTATACAACTGGGGGAGGACAGAGAGATATTTATGAGGAAAAACAAATTCTTAATtggtgtttcattaaaaataatttgTGTTGGAAACTGCCGGGCAAGCCCCTACATTTGGTCAGTGCGTTCGTCCTACAATTTGGTGATTGAATTCGTATAATAATATATTTGCCATTTAATATTACATTtcgtggtatttctcttcacttgtaagtgagaggtcttaaattCGATTATtgttaaaaacgaatttgaaccacattattgttagcccattatgATGTTAAGCACACCTCTCtttccttaatgtagataatctCGATTGttctaaaataataataataataataataataataaatagcCTAGAAGTAAGGGCATTTCCTAAAGTTCTTGCAGAAGATATTATTCTGTTCTATGTGACCCACTCCCTTGGTTTTGAAATTTACTTTAGGATCCATTCAAAATCAATGGCTAGTTTTTCCCTCTACGCACGTatgagaagaagatgaaataTGAACAATTTTAAGAGCACGTTAACTGACAGGGATTAgaaattgaaataattgtgatttGAATTTCTTACGTTTACTAGAATATGGGTAGGTTTATTATATTATCgtcccacaaattgttgaataaacctcacacacttaatacacctcacatttgctttttcaattaaaaattatctaaaTACACCTCACATACTTCCTCATAATAACCTTACACTCCACATTCTCAACATACACCTTACAGTTTCTACATAGACCCCACATTctctatacaccccacattttcatACAAACATTGGTTTTTATATCTcatttcgttttctttttcGAACAAAATTTTTGCAGAGTTGTTGCTTTCCATGGAGCAGAAAATGAGATTGAATTGTATTTCCAAATTTGTGGGTAAATTATAAGATGTCTGGacctgtaaatattttaaaggcTCTCTATCCAGTAGGGAGGATCACCTTCTATAAAGTGCATCCATTTTCATCTGTCTAAGCTTGTGTGTTATTTTTCTATTAACAAAGATTTCATAATTCTAATTggaaatctttcttcttctacttATGTCATCTTTTTTAGGTGTGTTATTGTGCCATTGTGTTCCCAATTTAACTAGTATATATGGTTGGAAAAGACCAGATTCTCTGGTTCTATTTCAATATACAATATTCGTCAATACTTGTCATTTTCTTGGGATGCATTCTCTAAATGATTCTTGCACGCTTTCGgtttacctcatgtgaagcttctaaaacatcgatttcgtgttccattcatcaaaaataatttttcttaagCAATGTGTTGTAGTTTCGttagttagggttttgttcaacaatggaagGTGGAaaggggttttgatagttgaagaagataaataatacattaaggcctcgtttggcacacCGTATAAGACACCGGATTGTACTATATAATACGAAACAGGCGTTTGGTGGGTTTTGGACTAAATAAGCACCGGATTATTAATCCGGCCCCACCATTTTTTATACCCCTTACGCCCGCTTGCTTATCCCGTCCAATTCCTTGGTATTATTTAGTCGGGTTCATGAACTTCACGCTAAAGCAAAACTAACTGCTCCAACCATCTTGCCATCTGCTTCTACACATCAGAAACTCCTTCTCAACTAAGGTATtccttctctccctctttctccaTCCCCACCTCCGTTTAGCCATCAAGCAAATTTTGAACGGAAAACCAGAGGTGGCAGATCGAATCCAAGTCACGCCGTTCCTGTTGTGGAGAGACATTATCTGAGTTTTTGGCTTAATTgttatttgattttgatgatgttcGGTGATTAAACTCAAAACTGGAAAAGATTTCATCTGGGTTTTGGTTTCAATggattaaaaactcaaaactgggtttttttatttcacCTGCGTTTTTGGCTGCACACTCCCTTGTAAAGCATGGACATGGACATGGACTTTCTGCTTGCTGGGTGAGCAAGCTTCGATCAATAATTTGGAGATTTGCTTCTGCAAATTTGATTGGTTGGTGgatgaaagaaaaggaagacGATGATGGTGACGAAAgaattgatgattttttatttattttttatttttgattttttggattgtgaactttcatttttaaaaacacatttgtaattttttttttttgaattatcaatttaaaaatattattaacaaGTACCAAACACATAAATAAAAgtaccaaacacagtataaataatacggttaTTAGTCCGACATTCACCAAACgtccgactaatttagtcagtactatccgatgactatttatcctatccgactgaaatagtcagtacagtccgagctgccaaacgaggcctaaggGAGCGTTTGTTACACCTCCTTAAGTGGGACTGGCTTGGATTGGCTTAAGTAGAATTATAATCCTACGTTTGGTAAGGGCCTGGACTAAAGTAAATGAGACTCGCCTCGACTAGGAGGCGGTCTCCGCTTCGCTAAACCTCGTTAATGAGTCCCGAGCTTTTGCAAGGTATTAAGTGGGACTAAAATGAAGACGAGGCCGACAGCAAGACCCCGAGCTTCCCCTTGCTAAATCCTGACTTCCATTCCCTGGGCTTTCCATTCTTTCTTCTACGGCACTGTCACCGTGGCCATGCAGTTGGCGACACTGTCACTGCAGCTCACAACCGCGCGGACACACCCATCGCCTAATCTCAAACTCCAACCaccaaaattgaaagaaaaaaaaatttaataactgCTGCCCATAAAGCACAGATGAACAAAGTTCTAATAGCTTGGCATAAAGTTCTCACTTCGAATCTGGCTAATTGAATAGAGAAATATAACATCTTTCGTTGCTAGCTTGTTATTGAATTCTTGAAATGATTGACAGCGCAGTA
This window harbors:
- the LOC126634281 gene encoding glutamate decarboxylase 1-like, yielding MALSRAASESDVSVHSTFASRYVRTTLPRFKMAENSIPKEAAYQIINDELMLDGNPRLNLASFVTTWMEPECDKLMMASINKNYVDMDEYPITTELQNRCVNIIAHLFNAPLGDSEAAVGVGTVGSSEAIMLAGLAFKRKWQNKRRAEGKPVDKPNIVTGANVQVCWEKFARYFEVELKEVKLREGYYVMDPEKAVEMVDENTICVAAILGSTLNGEFEDVKLLNDLLIEKNKETGWDTSIHVDAASGGFIAPFLYPELEWDFRLPLVKSINVSGHKYGLVYAGIGWVIWRNKEDLPDELIFHINYLGADQPTFTLNFSKGSSQIIAQYYQLIRLGFEGYKNVMENCRENMVVLKEGLEKTGRFNIVSKDEGVPLVAFSLKDNHRHDEFEISDLLRRFGWIVPAYTMPPDAQHITVLRVVIREDFSRTLAERLVNDIKKVLSELDTLPSKLSSNVKAADEKGEKPGTTLESKKSDLEKTREITTVWRKFVMARKQKMNVVC